Below is a genomic region from Nitrospira defluvii.
TTCGGAACACAGGACAGATCGCCATTCATCCGACTGGACCTGCTCAGACGTGGCCATCGTGGCTCGATCGACCCCGTGCGCGAGCAGACTCGGTCCGCACACGCGTGTGTCTGCGCACTCACGCTCGACTCAGCACGGCTCGTTCGGCTCAACAGGGCTTGTGGGAGGGAAACATCAAGGAGGCGTGAGGAAAGGTGAGCGCTGGAAGGACCTTACCCCTTGCGTCGCCGGTCAAGCATCCAGCGTGTGATTCCCAGATACTTCGCTGCAAGAGTTTTATTCCCGTCGGCCCGCGCCAACACCGCATGAATGATGGCATCCTCGAGGTCGGTCAACGAACGCTCCCCAACCTTAAACGACAAGTGAACCATGAACGGATCGGCCTCAGCGGCAGGTACCGCAGTCGGCGCGACCGCCGGGACTGTCATGGGCGCCACTGCCGCAGACACGTCGTTCGGAAAATGAGCGGCATCGAGCGATGGGCCGTTGCAGAAGATCACCGCTCGTTCGATGAGGTTGCTTAATTCCCGCACATTACCGGGATAGTGATACGCCTGAAGCACTTGCTTGGCGGAGTCGGTCAACTCCCGAACAGGCTTTTTGAGCGCCAACGCCGACCTCAGGAGACAGTGTTCGGCAAGCGGAATAATGTCTTCCGATCGCGCGCGCAAGGGAGGAACGGTCAGCATGACCACGTTCAGACGAAAATACAGATCCTCCCGAAACTCCCCCTTCGCGACGGCTGCCTTGAGATCACGGTTGGTCGCGGCCATGAAGCGCACGTCGACGGGCACCGTCGTCATACCTCCGACCCGTCGCAGCGATCGCTCCTCGATCACACGCAGTAACTTGGCTTGTAAGGCCAGTGGAAGATCCCCGATTTCGTCAAAGAAAACAGTGCCCCCTTCGGCCATTTCGATCAGCCCACATTTCCGGCCGGCTGCGCCCGTGAATGCTCCCTTCTCGTGACCGAACAGCTCACTTTCGAACAGGTCTCTTGGAATTGAGGGGCAGTCAACCTCCACACAGGGTTTGGTTCCACGTGCACTGTTGTAATGGATCACCCGCCCCATGTATTGCTTGCCGGTTCCTGTTTCACCTTGTAACAGCACTGTCACACGATCATTGCGCACGAGTTCCTGCACCTGAGCCAGAAAGCTCCTGGTGACAGGACTCTTGGCGATCACCCGATCCAACGCATAGCGCGCGGCATCCTGGCCGCTGTGCAACTGCACCTGACGCTGAAGGGTCAGGAACTCCGTCACCCGGCGCAACGTGTGGAGCAGATCATCCATATCGATGCTCTTCGCCACAAAATCGAACGCGCCAAGCCGCATGGCTTCGACCGCATCTTTGACCGTCCCTCTGGCCGTCAGCACGATGACCGGCAATGTCGGCGACATCTGTTTCACTCGGGCCAGCACATCCAGCCCGGACAGATTGGGCATCACCAGATCAACAACCAGCACATCCGGCTCGAACGAACGGAGCAAGCCGAACGCCTC
It encodes:
- a CDS encoding sigma-54-dependent transcriptional regulator encodes the protein MPWHLLLLEDEASVREAFALRLRDQGYVVQTAGSGEEAFGLLRSFEPDVLVVDLVMPNLSGLDVLARVKQMSPTLPVIVLTARGTVKDAVEAMRLGAFDFVAKSIDMDDLLHTLRRVTEFLTLQRQVQLHSGQDAARYALDRVIAKSPVTRSFLAQVQELVRNDRVTVLLQGETGTGKQYMGRVIHYNSARGTKPCVEVDCPSIPRDLFESELFGHEKGAFTGAAGRKCGLIEMAEGGTVFFDEIGDLPLALQAKLLRVIEERSLRRVGGMTTVPVDVRFMAATNRDLKAAVAKGEFREDLYFRLNVVMLTVPPLRARSEDIIPLAEHCLLRSALALKKPVRELTDSAKQVLQAYHYPGNVRELSNLIERAVIFCNGPSLDAAHFPNDVSAAVAPMTVPAVAPTAVPAAEADPFMVHLSFKVGERSLTDLEDAIIHAVLARADGNKTLAAKYLGITRWMLDRRRKG